From Treponema sp. OMZ 787:
TAATGATTACAATGACAATAAGCCTCATACCGTAAGTTTAAGTGCCTATCTGATAGGGGAGACAGAGGTAACGCAGGAGCTATGGCAGGAGGTGATGGGCAATAACCCGAGCTATTTTAATGGAAGCTCCGGCAAAGAACCTGCTGAAGGCGAAACACAGGGAAAGCGTCCTGTAGAAACTGTAAACTGGTATCAAGCAATAGCTTTTTGTAATAAACTCAGTATAAAACTGGGGCTTAAACCCTGCTATACGGTAAAAGTTGGAGGAAATCCCGTCGATTTTGAAAATCTTAACTTTGATCAAATTCCTACTACTCGTAATACAGATTGGGATAAGGCCGAACTTAATATTAATAAAAACGGTTTTAGACTTCCAACGGAGGCTGAATGGGAATGGGCTGCTAAGGGAGGAACTGATGATAAATGGGCAGGAACAGATACCGAGGCTGAACTTACAAACTATGCTTGGTACAATTCAAACAGCGGAAATAAAACCCATGAGGTAAAGAAGAAGGAGCCTAACGGTTACGGTTTATATGACATGTCAGGAAATGTGTATGAATGGTGCTGGGATTGGTATGGCGATTTGCCGGCTTCACCGGGAGCGGACTATGCAGGGCCTGCATCAGGCTCTGGCCGTGTTAAGCGCGGCGGCAGCTGGGGCAACTACGCGTACGACTGCGCTGTAGGCTACCGGGGCATCAGCAGTCCTGCCCTCAGGGACAACAATCTTGGCATCCGCTTGGCTTGCCGGCCCTAAGTTCACACATTTTGCCGGAGAGGTTGAGCAGCTGAGGGCGCAGCGTAAGCCGCTTTAGCGGTTCTAAATTTTTTGGCTAAAAAACGGTATGGACCTTATAAGGTGCCGCATCAGGCTCTAACCGTGTTAAACGCGGCGGCAGCTGGGACTACGGCGCGACCGGCTGCACTGTGGGCTACCGGTACGGCTACGGTCCTGACAGAAGGGTCATCGATTTTGGCATCCGCTTGGCTTGCCGGCCCTAAGTTCACACAAATTGTGTGAACCGTTCATATCGTGTACAGTAAGTACAAATAAAGAGTTCTCTCCTTATGTAAGTACCGTATCTTAAATAAAAGAACTAGGAAAGCTTAAGGAGAGTTTTTTTGAGGGAGATATGCAGTTTAAATTATTTATTATTCCCATATCTAACTATGTAAAAACCATAGATGAAATGAATATTTTTTTGCGTTCCCATAAAATTATCACCCATACAAAAGAATTCGTTAATTCAGGGGAAAACAGTTTTTATTCCATACTTGTGGAATACCTTGATGGCTCAATTACTACTGCTGATAAAGTATCTAAGGGATGAACGCAAAAAACTTGCAGAACAAGCAGGTATTCCTGTCTATGCGGTGGTAACGAATGCACAGCTTGCTCAAATTGCAGTCGAAAAACCTAAAAGCATATCCGAATTATCTAAAATTGAAGGAATCTGCTTTACACATTACTCCCGTATTTGCCCATATTGCAATAAGCTGTTGTAGGGCTTACTGTAACAAATACCTTTTAACTTGATTATCATAACCGCTAAATTCCCAATTTAAGAAGCTCAAACCGCGACTTTGGCATCCTTTAGTACTTCCCCTTCTTTGTATTATCATCTTTTCTTTTAGAACAGTTCATTTTGAATTTAAAAAATTAAAATCTATTGAATTTGTTTCAGTTAAAAGTGAAAATAAATTTTTGGAAAAACCGATGGGGTTCTTAGGGGCGGAGCCCTTAATTTACAGTTCCTCAATCTCAGCTTCGGGAAGACCGGTCATTAATAAAATTTCAGAAATCGGATAACCTCTGTTTTTCATAAACTTAGCCGTTTCTATTGATTTTTGCTTTAGGCCTTCAGAAAAACCCTTATATCTAGCGTCCATCTCAAAAGTAGACATTAATCTATATTCTTGCCTTGCCTGTAAGCCCAAGCTCTTCTCCTGCCCTTAGCCTAGCTCTCATATTTTGAATTTTTGCATCCATAATTTCAAGCTCGGCAAGGATTTCTTTTTCTTTTTTTGAAGTTTCTATAACGGATGATATTCCTCCGTTTTTGATAACTATCCGCTTATCCGCATAGAGGGCCAGAGCCGGATCGTGTGTGGCCATCAAAACAATCTTTTCCTTTGAAACCAAAAGCTCCAAGGCTTTTTTGCGGTCTATACCGGCATTTTCTATTTCGTCTATTAGGACGATTGGAGAGGCGCTTAAAATGGCAGTATCGGCAATCATAAGAGCCCTCGACTGTCCTCCGCTCAAGGCCGTTATTGGAGTATCCAAATTAAATTTTTCGCCTGCAAGATTGTTTGCCGCCTCTATAATGTTTTTTACCGCCTCTTCCTTGTTTTTTATTAAACGGCTTTCGGCATGAAGTTCTATAAATTCTTTTACAGACAAATCCATTACAAAGTTCATGTTTTGCGAAAGCTGGGCTACAAGTTTATTGTTTACCGAAAAGCGGATTGTTTTATCCGGCGTTTTTCCGTTAATCAAGATGCTGCGGTTTGTAGGTGTATCGCGTTGGGCTGTCCATTCGATATCGGCTAGGAGTCTTGACTTCCCTGAACCTGTAGGGCCAACAATCGAAATAATTTGAGAAGTATAGAGGGTAAGCTCATCAAAGGTTTCCGCCTCTCCCGACTTATTTGTTCCCGGGAGAATTGTAAGGCTTTTAACCTCGTTTGCATCTTCCAAATTTAAAAAGGCCCTCATTTGAATTATATATTCAAAAAAGGCATCGTACAGTTCTTCTTTGTTTACGGCTTCTTCTTCACAAAGCTCGTCTGAAAGAGATTGTAAAAATTCTTTTAAAGTCTGCTCTTTGTTTTTTAAAATACCTATTTCAATCAAGCGGTTTTCATTTATAAAATCTTCAATAAAAGGGTATTCGCTTAAAATATCTTGAATCGATTTTTCTGAAAGTTTTTTAACCTCTGTATTTTCATCATTTAAACTAAAATTATTTTTCATAGTTTCTTCCATATTAACTGTTTTCTCCCAGTTCTTGTGCTTCTGCAATCTTCATCTTGCGGATATTTCCCATCTGAAAATTTTCTCCTATTCTTGTTTCACCCAAACAATAAGAGCAGAGGGCCGCCGGCATGGGAAAGCGCAGCTCCATTCCTTGTACTGTAGAAAGAGATTCTGCCTTATCCGTTAAAAGGGTGCTAAGCTCAAAGGCACCTTGGCCCGTAAGACCGTTTACATGCATGATGACTGCCCGAGGATTTACAGCATTTACCCTTGCCGCAAAAACTTCGCGTTCAGCCTGCGAAACGATGTCTCCCTTTGTGATAACTACAATGTCGGCTGACTTTAAAAGAGGGCCTATTTTTTTAGGCGTGTTTATTCCCGACAGGTTGTCGATTACGCAGATGCCTAAGATGCTCTTTATATAGGGAGAGCATCGGTTGCAAAGACCTGCGGATTCACTTATCAAAAGATCGAGTTTTTCCTTGATGCCCCATTGTACAACCTCTTCAATGTTTGACACAAAGAAGTGATCTGGGCAGAGGGAGCCGGATATTCCTTTTTGCACCGGAATGCCTGCTTTTTGATATAGGAGATCATCATCAGTATAAAGGCAGTCGAATTTTACTGCCCCCGTTTTTATATTTTGTTTTTTTAGAGCTTCGATTGTTTTTAAGATTACGCTCGTTTTGCCCGACGAGGGCGGGCCTGAAAATATTATTAAGTTCATTAAATTTTTCCTGCTGCTATTTCAAAATCTTTTTTGATTTTTTCTAAAAGAGAACCTATGTCGTTTTGGTAAATAAAATCCCAG
This genomic window contains:
- a CDS encoding GTP-binding protein, which translates into the protein MNLIIFSGPPSSGKTSVILKTIEALKKQNIKTGAVKFDCLYTDDDLLYQKAGIPVQKGISGSLCPDHFFVSNIEEVVQWGIKEKLDLLISESAGLCNRCSPYIKSILGICVIDNLSGINTPKKIGPLLKSADIVVITKGDIVSQAEREVFAARVNAVNPRAVIMHVNGLTGQGAFELSTLLTDKAESLSTVQGMELRFPMPAALCSYCLGETRIGENFQMGNIRKMKIAEAQELGENS
- a CDS encoding formylglycine-generating enzyme family protein, which codes for MKKFKIRAVSITALLLAAGLLLTGCPTGQGKSGGGESSEVTPNIPVDKTYTVGSVEFTMKGIAAVDASLGHNDYNDNKPHTVSLSAYLIGETEVTQELWQEVMGNNPSYFNGSSGKEPAEGETQGKRPVETVNWYQAIAFCNKLSIKLGLKPCYTVKVGGNPVDFENLNFDQIPTTRNTDWDKAELNINKNGFRLPTEAEWEWAAKGGTDDKWAGTDTEAELTNYAWYNSNSGNKTHEVKKKEPNGYGLYDMSGNVYEWCWDWYGDLPASPGADYAGPASGSGRVKRGGSWGNYAYDCAVGYRGISSPALRDNNLGIRLACRP
- a CDS encoding HRDC domain-containing protein, translating into MAQLLLLIKYLRDERKKLAEQAGIPVYAVVTNAQLAQIAVEKPKSISELSKIEGICFTHYSRICPYCNKLL
- a CDS encoding ATP-binding cassette domain-containing protein, which encodes MKNNFSLNDENTEVKKLSEKSIQDILSEYPFIEDFINENRLIEIGILKNKEQTLKEFLQSLSDELCEEEAVNKEELYDAFFEYIIQMRAFLNLEDANEVKSLTILPGTNKSGEAETFDELTLYTSQIISIVGPTGSGKSRLLADIEWTAQRDTPTNRSILINGKTPDKTIRFSVNNKLVAQLSQNMNFVMDLSVKEFIELHAESRLIKNKEEAVKNIIEAANNLAGEKFNLDTPITALSGGQSRALMIADTAILSASPIVLIDEIENAGIDRKKALELLVSKEKIVLMATHDPALALYADKRIVIKNGGISSVIETSKKEKEILAELEIMDAKIQNMRARLRAGEELGLTGKARI